A stretch of the Candidatus Schekmanbacteria bacterium genome encodes the following:
- the efp gene encoding elongation factor P codes for MISTADFRRGLKLKLPEGLFEITDIQHTKMARRGATIRVKLKNLQTGAVIERVYNSGETFDEPDFEQKNAQFLYADSGQYHFMENDTYEQFQMSEEAIGDNRWFLKEGDQIKVLLFEGNPINIEVPLKVVLKVTETEPAVKGDTVSGATKNATLETGLVVKVPLFIKEGDLLKIDTRTKSYIERA; via the coding sequence ATGATTTCAACAGCAGATTTTAGAAGAGGATTGAAGCTCAAACTTCCGGAAGGACTTTTTGAAATAACAGATATTCAACATACAAAGATGGCAAGAAGAGGAGCAACAATAAGGGTCAAGCTCAAAAACCTTCAAACAGGCGCCGTCATTGAAAGGGTTTACAACTCGGGTGAAACTTTTGATGAACCCGATTTTGAACAAAAAAACGCCCAATTCCTTTATGCTGATTCAGGACAATACCACTTTATGGAAAACGATACATATGAACAATTTCAGATGTCAGAAGAAGCCATCGGAGATAATCGCTGGTTTCTCAAAGAAGGAGACCAAATCAAAGTGCTTCTTTTTGAAGGCAACCCCATAAATATAGAAGTCCCACTCAAAGTTGTACTCAAAGTTACAGAAACGGAACCGGCAGTAAAGGGAGATACCGTCAGCGGTGCAACAAAAAATGCCACGCTTGAAACAGGGCTGGTTGTAAAGGTCCCCCTTTTTATTAAAGAAGGAGACCTTTTAAAGATTGATACACGGACAAAGTCTTATATAGAAAGAGCTTAA